GCTGCTGATAAACGTGGGTGTAACTCAGCTCCTGTATTCCAGAATTCCCTGTGGCCACAGCCATGTCCTGCTACGACCTCTGTGCCCCAACCTCCTGTGGCCCCACGCCGCTGGCCAACAGCTGCAACGAGCCCTGTGTCCGGCAGTGCCAGGACTCCACCGTGGTCATCCAGCCCTCGCCCGTGGTGGTCACCCTGCCCgggcccatcctcagctccttcccccagaacaCCACCGTGGGATCCTCAGCGTCCGTGGCCGTTGGGAGCGCTCTGAGTGCCGGGGGAGTCCCCATCAACTCCGGGGGCAGCTCCTTGggctttgggggttttgggggctttggCTATCCCGGGCTGGGCAGCGGCTACAGCCGGCCCTACCGGCGCTACAACGCCTCCCGCAGCGGTTTCTATGGGCCCTGCTAAGGCAGTAGGAGAAGACCAGGAATGCTGAACCCCGACCCGTCCCTGGAGCAGGACTGAGCTCATGGCCGCGGTTTTTGGATGCCACGTGAGATGCCCCCCAGCCTGGAGTTAAAGGAGGTGTGGGAGTTTGGCATCTCCCCAAACCAGGCCTTTGCTTGTCTTTTGTTGTGCTCTACTTCGTGTTTCTCATCAAATGTCTTGtcctgcttttttgttttgttggggttttttttttgtatttgataATAGGCAAAATATTAATTGTTGGCAATTGTTGTGCATGGCTGGATTAGCACAGGTCGTTCGTTgatgaagaaggaagatttCCGCTCGCTGAGTGTGTCTGAGTGGGTTCTGTCCTTACTGAACCATGGAAATGTACTGCTGACTTTTTCGttgcttccttcccttcctcaaCCCATTAAATTCGTGTTGCATCACCCTCCGAGTCTGCTTGGCCTTCTTtgctctcccagcccctttTCCAGTGCCTTTGGAAGTCCCCACTTCCAGAAAACACCACGCAAATAATTTCAAAGGAGAACGAGTCCGATTCCAGTGGTGgaaaacttttaaaaccaagcCTAAAGGCAGAAAGGGACTCTGCAATGGGTGCCTCCTGCTGGGACATAAACAGGGAATTTTTAAAGATGCGATACtctggaaaaatgttttaaaagaagGGCGCTCAGCTGAGATTCCTAAGGGAATTGTagagggagagaagcagcaatTGGGGCATCCTTTTTGGGGTGCAGCATCTCCTggcagctgagctcagcccctggTGAGGCGCAGAAGGATGGGGAGTGTTTCTCCCTTTGGAATTTGCTGGGTTGGGAAGCAAGTCTGGGACAGGGAGATTAAAGGACTtaaatttaaagaatttttagTTCCAATCCTCTCTTAGGGTTTCTTAAAACAGAGCTGAGCTTTATCAGGCGTGGCTTTGCTCCTCCTGGATTGGGACTAAGGTGTGGTTTAGAGACCCTGAAGGAAGAAGGTTTGGAAAGCTTCCCCTGAGGGCTCTGGGTGACTCAACCTCCTGTCACCCCTTAAAATGTCTGATATCTCTGAAAAGTCTCACTTGGAGTCTTTGTCTGCCTGTCCAGAATGAGGCTGAACTGTAATTAAAGATGCTGCTGAGCTTCTGCCAACTGCAGTCATTAGCAGAATGAAATTAAAGGAGGTAAATGAaagaattaataattttaagcaggtggtttttttaataaacaccAGAAGACAGTGGAAAGCTGTCA
The window above is part of the Ammospiza caudacuta isolate bAmmCau1 chromosome 30, bAmmCau1.pri, whole genome shotgun sequence genome. Proteins encoded here:
- the LOC131569407 gene encoding feather beta keratin-like; protein product: MSCYDLCAPTSCGPTPLANSCNEPCVRQCQDSTVVIQPSPVVVTLPGPILSSFPQNTTVGSSASVAVGSALSAGGVPINSGGSSLGFGGFGGFGYPGLGSGYSRPYRRYNASRSGFYGPC